The DNA region CAGATTCTTGTATAACAGTGAAAGCCAATAGTCCTGTGTAACAAAACACATGTGCACTTATATCCACTGTGTATACTAAATTCATATTTATCATTCTTattctcccttccccacccctCCAGCAAGATGTTGGTGGAAAGACTaagttcagaaaatatttttacttttgaaaGACTGCAGCTGCCAACAGGGAAGCACTGTGTGCTGACAGAAATCTATGTTTCCTTAAAAATCACGTGAAAAAGTTGGAAGCCAAAAGCACTCCCTGAGCTGAGCGCTTTCTCATAaagcatccaaatggttttgtcaTCCACATTCTTCTTAATGTAACATTCGTTTTGCTGGTAACTTCAGCATTTTTCCCTTTAAGTTTCTACTTGGCCAAGGTTTTTTTCATCAGATTTATTTAAATTCACATAAATAatatagcaaaaaagaaaattgtgtCTCCAAGTTGCAAAATGCTTCTGTTTGCAAGGTACATTCGGAGTCACTTTGCTCTTCGTATGCTGATCTAGGAGAGCTCCTTTTTTAGAGAGAGAGGGTTTGATTTTGGGAATGCTCTGCCCTTTCAGCAGAGGGCCAAGCTCCCTGGAGTTTGATGGGAACCCATGAGGGATGAGTTACCCTTTATGCAGGGATATTTGTGCCTGACACACCAACGCTGAATCAGGACTAGTCCCCTGACTTTCATGCAGTTAGATGACACGGTGCTTTTAATTAGGTCTTAGAGGATGAATTCTGAATGCAAGTCAAGAGTAAATCCACTGAAGTCCTAAAATGATGCCAACTTAAAAGTGTTGTAAGAGCAGGATGATGCTTGCTGTGAAGAGCTCATTTTTCCAGCTCTGCTTTTTCTTGAATCTTGACTGCTGATTTTGCTCTATTAACTCTGTAACCATAACAGGGGAAAATGTGGCCTTTGGTTAGGCCTAGTAGATGTATTTTGGAAAGTCATTTCTTTGATCAAAACTCCAGCAGAGGATTATGCTAAAGCTGATATCTTTCAAAGAGAGcttctttcagcattttttttttgttttgttttgaagctttCCTAGAAGGAAAGCTGTAATGTTTCTCTCTTGTCTAACTCACCACAGACCCAGGGAAGTGACTTTTCCTATTGGCCTGCTTGCTCAGTCCATTTGTATGGAGACACAGCCTGTTGATATTGTTTAGCATCCTATTCATTTCAGTGCTATGTAAAATTGACTGCTCTGCTTTGGATTTCCATACCTTTGAAGTATTATTTGGTTTATTAGCATCTTTACTGTCTGTAGATGAAAATAAGACACATCCTTTCAGTCTAAATCTATtttaaattggggggggggagggggagtaaCAAGTTCTTCCATCCCTGACAACTTGCTCCCTGGCGTAGGGACCATCTGAAACCACAGGACAGAACAACTCCATATGTTGGTTTCCTTTGTTAGATGTGCTTTACAAGCCTGTAAAAATCACAACTTGGAAGCAGAAAaatgggaggaaagggaaaaaaaagttatcttctCATCCAGAGGTAAGTGCTGTTAGCACAAAAGAGCATGCTATAAATACACAAAGAGAATGTCATATTCAATAACGGTGTTTGATCATAGCAACATGTTATTCTAAATAAATTAAACTATGCTAAATGCACCTTTTCACTTGCTTATGCTTCAGTCACTATTTGGCTCATATGTGACCCAAGAAATGCTTATTCTTAATTTCATATTATGTTGTTTTTCACTTGTGatgtaatttatatttttcctaCAAAATCTGTTGCTATCTTGTGTTGTAAAAATAGCTATCTTCTTTTTGCACATCAGATTTTGTCTGTACATAAGTACATAAAGCATTAAAATACTGTTAGTGGGATTGTATACATACTGGCAAAGGTTCAAAATTTGCATCCACCAGATGATAGGTTCCTGCTCCAAAGAACACCTGTCTCATCACCACATCAATTCCCTGCCTGGCTGAGAGTCCAAGTTTGTCCAGCCACCTGCCAAAAAATGAGGCAAACAACATGCAAATAAAGTTGCAGACCTAAGCTGTACTCTATTGCCTCTCTCAGACAGAGATGGGaagtagaaaagaaagaattaagacTTAGTGCTGACATTTGCTTAAAATCATGCAACTAAATCAAATTCAAAATTTGCAGTGATTACCTTAGAAATTAATTTCAGACTGCATCTGACTTGCAGCCCAATTTTATGGAAAAACTTAAATTCCCTTATTGCTGTCCTTACCCTGAGAAACAAGATACAGACAATGGAAACCAACAACAGCATGTGCTCTTGAACTGCCCAAAGGCATAAAAATTGAGAAATCATCACAGCAAATGACAAGGTTGTCTGTGATTACTAGGCTTTGACTTGCTGACCCATAAGGCCGTGCTGAAAAAATCATTCTGCCTTCTAGGAGGGAAAAAATACAttgcaaaattgtttttgttaATCTTCAAAGAGTCAACCACACATACCAATGCTATTTTATATGCCTGAATCTGCAAACAGATCATTTGAAGTGCTAAGAAAAGTgtgagttcctttttttttttttttttcttcacttcaaATTGCTAAATCTGGCATCCTTGGAGAAAATGTAGACATTACTTTGGTTAATTATTTCACAGTAGTCAAAGTGTGACACAGAAAAAGGACACATATGTCATGAAGAGCTTCCGGTCTTTGCAAAAGGATGAAGTTTATGTTATAGACTCTAGGACAGAAATGGGACGTTTTCATGCTTTTATTTCCCAATTTCCTAGTGGAATCTGATGTTATCTGTCTATACATCAAACCTGAAGTGTGACGTAAGCATCTACTTGAAAGGTATGAAGGTTACTTGCTGATGTACAACCGCTCATCTTCTACATCATCTAAAAAGTCAGAGGAAGAGGTTTTTCCTGTCTGGCATTTATGCAGTGCCCTGTGGCAGTAACAGCATCAGTCACTGTTCTCAGGCTCTGGGGACCAGCTAGCTCAAACGCAACAAGCTTTGGTCTGTGAATACAGGATTGTTACTGTGGTTTTGGGAAGCAAAATCGAGTCCTACTGACCCAGCGATGTAGTGGGCATTTAGAGGCCCCAAACTGGCATTTCTTTAACcatataaaaatgtataatttATAACACGTGCTATTTTACTCACATAAAACCAGCGACATATGTATTGGACAGTTTGGGAGCTCCACCTCCATACGCTGAGCTGGTTTCTCCTAACCAGACTTTTTTACTGGGTACGGTTCCATCGACAATCTGATTAGTATTgtgtaggaaagaaaagaaggagaacaaTAATTAAATTTATGGCTTCTAAAATAATCAACATTCAAAATTCTGTGCTTCAGCCAAATGCCTAGGTATGCCATTTGCATTTAATGGGTGGTAACATTGACTGAGGCAGGATGTCACAGAAATTTTGATCAACAGGActagaaaagcagatttttcttccaagaaGTCACATCTACTCATTTAGAACTAGGAAAACATCACTTAATAAGAATCAGGTTCTGTAAGCCTTCTCATGCTGAGTAGCATTATACTCTAAATTGTCCTGTTCTCAGGATCTCTAAGTACTGTGAAATgtgagcaaaggggaggagggaaatatGATCCTAAATTGCATCTCTGCCCAGTGATTAAACTGATGAATCAGAATTTTGTAGGTTTGTGAAGTTTCTAGCATCATGTATAGTGGATAGCAGACTATTTCTCTTGAGTACACCTATTAGCAGTATTGTTAAAACATGCTTTTGAATATTTACACTGACAGTGGCATCCGAGCTTTGAGGATCCTTATTATTGCTAGCTGAGCAGCTCTATTTTATTCAGGATTCTGTTCTGCTAATACCACAGTAACTGAATGTGTGAACAACTGAACAGGGTGTTGCACCTCAAGGACATCACGTATAGCTGTGGCAAAGGTATCCAGCACTTCTGGGCTCAAGAAATCCTCTCTTGTAGCACTTCGTCCATTTACATAGTAACTGAAATTGGAAGAAAGAACAGTCAAAACTAAGGAAAAATTCTACCACTGGTACAAAACAACAGAAGAACTCAGTTGCTCAATACATTTATTCACATCATCACTCTTGTTCTGTccggtttttaatttttttttgccaaatgtGTAGGTATGCCATTTATGTTTAAGGGACTTTCAGATAGGGTTACATTGACTAAGGCAGGATTTCACAGAAATTTTGATCAACAGAACTAGaagcaacagatttttttccccaagaaatcaCATTACTCATTTAGAATCAGAAAAATGTCACTTAAGAGTCAGGTTCTGTATATCTTCTCATGCTGCGTAGTATTATACTGCTATATGATAACTTGCTTTACAgtatgaaattaaatattaaaaaaaaccagatTCTAACTTTTCACTTTCTGTTGGAGTATTTTGGCAATTTGGAGGGGATTGGGATGGAGGCATCCCTATGGGATGCAGTTTACTCTTCAGTATGTCCTGCCATGAGCAGAAGAGCTTTTAAGTCTGATTTGTCTGAATAAAAAAATGGGAAATCAGGATCTGAGGTTTAAGCATTTTATTAGGTTAGCATTTCATTCAGTCCTCACAGAGGTAGCTGAGGTCTTCCAGCCACAATAGGAAGCTAAAACCTGATAATCCTAAATTgataaagaaaattaaacatgTCAGTTTAAAGCAAAGATGGCTAAAAGGCCAGAATTTTAAGATCCTTTGTATGCAGCCCAGTAAGGAGCAAGGATACAATTTGTGGCTTGCTAGCAGctcatttttgcaaaataaattcaAGCATGTAAATCTGTTCCCACCTAATGCTGAAGCTCGCTGTGCTGCATTTgactcaaaaaaaccaaaccaaaccaaaccgaaaaaaacagcatcaaaatCAACTTCAGCTACACAGCATTTAATTGCAGGTGCTGCGAGGACAAACTTACACCACCAAAACTGAAAAATCAAATGCCAGTTTGTGGGGCTTCATTCCTCACTTCAGCACTTTAGAATAGAGTGTCCTGAAAAAAATGACACAGGAATGAAAGAATCAGAAAACTATTGCTATTTACGTACTGAGCTGGATCTGAAAGAATTGTGTGCACATCCAGTTCTGTCTCCTGGAGAACAAATTTAGCTCAGCAGATGAAGCTAGGATCAGTTTTCTATGTGGTAAAGGTTAGTTaaggtttttttcttatattaaataggcacaaagaaaaaaaaaaggcagagtttAAAGCATCAGCTAACAAGGCTGCTGTTGTATTCTTTATTTACAAAGAGTTGGCTCAGAGTCACTGAAGAGATCTAGGATTTTCTTTTAGTGAGCCAAACTTTCACTTGTACAGATGCAGCATTTCTAAACCCAACAAGAGTGCTGACGTAACAGAAACTTGCTTCAGTTTCTCAGGCCAACCACCTAGAGGCGGTTTAAAATGTTGTGCCATTAGAGTGGGAAAATAACACAGAAagctaaaatattctttttttttgcaataagGTAATTCATCCTGTGATGCAGCCCTCTGATTTTGCTGTGTGTGATGCTGGGTACATGAGACCTGTGTCTCCATGTGAAAGACAGAGGTGCGACATTAAAACCTCTCCTGCCTCTGAGTCAAAAATTAACATCGGTCTGAGTTGTTTTCTTCGGTCACAGTTacaatctgaaaaaaatccttccataGGTGGTGCACAAAGTTTCCTTTTGCCATTGCAAGTGGCctgcagaaatgcagcagagTAGTGTCGTTGCTTCTACACTCTGCAGCCTGCCATGGAGACCCTGATGCCCTCGAGGAGGACAGTTTCCCAAGTCACCTCTTACTAATGATGTTCACTCACTCTTAAAGGCTATATAATCTGAAAACATCTGAACTAAAAGACCCCAGAGCTTTAATTACAGAAGGGTGCGACTTGTCTGGGGAGGAATGCCGCGGAACGAGCTCAAAGACAAATTTTGAGACTGTGAACTTGCATAAACTCAGACAACTGGTAGATAGGATCCCACGGTTagtccaaggaggaaaaacatCCAGGAGAACTGTGGATCTTTACAAGAACTGTATTAGGGACTCAAGAATAAGAAACATCGGTGTAGATGTAAGAAACTAATGGGGCTAAATTGTGAGCTCTTCAGTCACCTCCCAAACATGAAGGAAGCACGTGGAAAGTGAAAACCAGCTCAAATTACAAAAGATGGGAAAAAGAACCAcatatacaggaagaaaaaaaaatcaggccaaaGCACAAAATGGGATATGGTGAGTAATGGACACAAAGAGTAGCAAAAATTCATTCAGCAAGGTGGAAAGAGCTACTCTAATTTTTTAGTGAAGAAGGAAAACCTTCACTGCTGAGGCCAAGCACTTGCCATGCTCTAACTAAAGCTTAGCCTCGCTACTGGAAGTACAGATCTCTCTTTGCTTTAAGGGACATATTTTTCCTTGCAGCTGTTCAACAACATTACCATCCAGTTTGCTCCATGCATTTCTAAAAGGTAGACAAAAGCATGATTCCAGAGCCAGAGGACTTGGTTGAAATAGCCTGCCCTTGAAATATAAGCCCCCAGGTGCAGATGATGAGGTCGCAACACATTCACACAGAGAATGTCCCATTTCCTTTAGCATTAGGTACATTTTTGCAAAGCACATTTTAGAAATGAATGTGTGTAGACACATCACTGTGCTATTCACTCCCCTCTGCTGTGCCTGTCTAAGCAGGAGAACTCTTTTCCCTGTAAAAACAGTTTGTGCTTTCTGGAATGCAGCTCTTCTGCCAAATAAGCCCGAGCTGCCTAGCTTTCCTCCCAACTGTCACCTCTGCTTCCCGTTGGAAGGTATATTTTACTGGAAATTGGTAACATTTGAAATAACCAGAGCAGCTGCTTCGTTTGAAGATTTCCCTAGCTGTTCATAGCTGTTGCAACGTAACATAGGCAGAAAGACCACCACCACTGTCAAAACTCTGCTCATCTGGGGAAGTACCATTATCCAGCTCCTTGCACCTCCACTCTGAGAAATAAAGCTGCCATTTCTCTTTATTACCGACcctatttccatttttctcagtGTAAGTATTTAGCAAGCAAAAGGACCTTGTACATGTCATTTCCATCACTGCTATGCCTATGTTATAAATTCCTGGCAGTGCTTTCAGTTTTGTGCACTAACTAGCCTCTCCAGGCACTTCTTGCATTTCTATATTATGCTCCCTCAAGTAATCTGCTTATTCGGAGCAAAGGAGGCATACAGAGTGGCACACAAGGAACCATTTGAATTGgtatttccttccctccccttcccatcAATAAGTTTAAATCCACATTTCATGAAAAATTATTTGTTAAGCAAGCAACTGGACATCTGAGTTGGACTTACTGGTGCCAAGTGACAGAATCAATCACCTTCCCTCCCGATTTCAGGAAGCTGCGAACAAAGAGGACAGGGTTGTTGGGAGGGTTAATTTATGTTTGTGCAACACAGAGATTCCTAGGGTGAAAAGTCTAGCTTGGCACTAGAGCCAGTGATTAGTTGAAAGACATGTGGATCAGTGAGGTACTGCTAATGTCTTAGTTGCAACTAGCTGAGGAGTTTAAGCTTAAGATCTTGCATGCAGGTAAGATTTCAGTCATCCTCAGTCCAAAAATCAATGAttctaatttaagaaaaaaatcaaaacaaatcagTTCTCAGCTAAATTGGATTTATCTGTATTGTTCCTCCTTAATAGTGTCTCTGAATTTGTGCAAATCCTCGATTGTACCTCCTGCGTGCAGCTGCAAGCGGGCGACCACGGCTCTGCACCAACTCACCCGGTGGCTCCCACTTCCCCTCACCTCCGCAGCAGCTTCTGTGTGTGCTTTCGTGGCCGTCCCACATCAGGACCGTAGAGTTTCGATTGACGGTAGAGGGTATAGTTATTCAACAGGTGACGTAAGCGAATGAAATCTTGTCCTAGCTGGAAACCGTCAATGTAAATGCCAGACTTCTTCCTGAAACTGTTTGGTTCTGGGAGAGAGACATGCACATCAATACCCATGCCTAGTCTTGGGAGACAAAATACCAACCATCTATGGCTTCGCACTATATTGTACAGTATTTGAAAGAGATTGTTATTTGATACTGAAAGAGTGCACTGCAGTGAGATATTACATTCTCCAGCACTCTGTCCAAGCTAGTCTGCGTAAACAACGCTCTGCACTTGATGGAGCATCTTTCATCTGGGAACCTCGGAGTGTTTTCGGGAGCGATGAATTCATCTCCAGCCATTCAGTCACTGGGCCTTCCGCCACCTCTCTCCACATCAATTAAGGCCTTAATATTTTCCCAGTAAAATATTACCTTGCTCTTTTGGGCATCATCCAAAACGTGCTCTTACAAGCACATTGCTCTGAAAACAGCCCATACCTCATGGCAGCACATTTCCAGCCCACCGCAGTGGGCTGCCTGCTTCTCTTGCCCACAGACACATTTCGTACTTACCATTCCCCAGTTCCCAGGACATGTTGTACCTCTGAGATGCACAGTAATCCAACAGCAGCTGAGCATTTGAATTGTCCCACTGAAGGCCATTTTTCCTCAACAAGGCATTGAGCCCAAAGATCAGATGAAGCTGTGAACAATTTGCAAAGCTGTACAGGATGTCCACTGTATTTCCTGCATGATGGAGAAGCACCGGGGAGACCATTTATTTCAAAGGTCCAGTGTGCTAGTTGATTTAAAGCCAAATTAAAATCTGCATTGTATGCATTTAACCCGGTGCTGTAGATATGTAGGCTTTCAGAGCCAAACCAGAGAACCCAGCTCCAGTAAAGCTTGTTAAACATTACCCTGCAAGATGCTGAGATTTGCCTAACTCCTGCAGTGACCAAATAGTattaaatacaaaacaagaaGACAGAGAGTAGGGTAAGATTTTTTAGAAACATCTCAATGACTTAGACAAACCTTAATTTTTGGTGTCAGCTCCTAACTGCCCATGACACTTTTACCATGGAACAGAGATTTGCAATCTCTTAGTTATAAATTCCAGTGTAAGAATCCATCAAAATCTTACTTGTAATGGTGgtgtttttgtgctttttccGGTACTGTTCCTTAAGAATTAATGTCTCCTGGGTGGGCCACTGGGCAAGTAGTAGCTCCTCAACAGCTGAAAACCCAGATCTTAATCCACAAGCCTCTGTAAGACAGAATAAAGCGTGACAGCAATAAACCCATGGCAAGGGTTCAGTGTGCGAAGGGCTGTGTCCCTCATCAAGAAACGTAACTAGTTTATGTAGGGCTGAGAGCCAGTCCTGCATTTCTATCGAACTCGTCCCTACTTTCATGACCAATATAATAATCACATGGAAGAGGAGGACTGAattgatatatatgtgtgtgtatatgtatgtgtgtgtgtgcagatatgtgtgtatatatatttacgtATGACCCCATTTAAGGTGATGgagatggaaagaggaaaaaaaagtctaaactGGGCTTCTGGAAGCTCATATAACTTTTGGCCGTAACCTGCTAACCTGTTTTCATTAGAGAGCCCCTCTGGAAACCACTGGAAATCATGACTAAGAAGCGCAGGCCATGGTGCCCAGACAGGCATGGCACTGGAGGAGCAGATAAACAACCTCCGTACAACAATACCACATGGTTAATAGCTCTTATTGCTTAAGAGAGATATAAAGCACCACTTCCTGTTCTATGTGATGAGAACTGTTGGCAGCATTTCCTGTTTCATGCAGTAAGAACTGCTGACTGTATTACAAGATTCAGATTAAAACCCTGGCAGAAGTCTGCAGACATGTTCCGTTTCTCTTCAtacgtaatttttttttttttttttttttttaagtatgaaaaCCCATGGAGGATCACACAATAAACCAAAGAGGAAGTTAAAAGCAGGCCAAAGTTACAAATATTCAAAGAGGAGCAGGGTATTTGAGAAAGTGGTATAGGGTGAAAATAATACTTGACTTCCAAACCGAACATCACCCATTAGTATCTATATACAAAAGGCTACTCAATGTT from Apteryx mantelli isolate bAptMan1 chromosome 5, bAptMan1.hap1, whole genome shotgun sequence includes:
- the HPSE gene encoding heparanase encodes the protein MLLLQLLCLLPGQALSQPPDTLRESKVAVLSLGLRGRPLREVSPAFLSLTLDASLAQDPRYVTFLSNPKLRTLARALSPGFLRFGGTKTDFLIFDPNKDSTLEEKIIWELQVKQEACGLRSGFSAVEELLLAQWPTQETLILKEQYRKKHKNTTITRNTVDILYSFANCSQLHLIFGLNALLRKNGLQWDNSNAQLLLDYCASQRYNMSWELGNEPNSFRKKSGIYIDGFQLGQDFIRLRHLLNNYTLYRQSKLYGPDVGRPRKHTQKLLRSFLKSGGKVIDSVTWHHYYVNGRSATREDFLSPEVLDTFATAIRDVLEIVDGTVPSKKVWLGETSSAYGGGAPKLSNTYVAGFMWLDKLGLSARQGIDVVMRQVFFGAGTYHLVDANFEPLPDYWLSLLYKNLVGTKVLRVSLKGADQKKLRVYLHCTNTHHPKYREGDVTLFALNLYNATRYLQLPNDLSSKHVDEYLLLPHGKENILSRSIQLNGRVLRMVDDKMLPALNEKPLGPGSILGLPAFSYGFYVIKNAKAIACI